In Sedimentibacter sp. MB31-C6, one genomic interval encodes:
- a CDS encoding HD domain-containing protein: MTGLTKSKLKLKQDFRVYDEYKKCICDLIRDEAVLSMNKHIQHSDISCFEHSVNVSHISYLICRYLGFDYKSAARGGLLHDFFLYDWHNTKPENGLHGLVHPRIALNNAKERFTLNEIEMDIIEKHMWPLTIKLPKYKESYIVLLVDKYCSIMEIIKFHNRRNIIKVYDISYSRQLGKKRE; the protein is encoded by the coding sequence ATGACAGGATTGACAAAATCAAAATTGAAATTAAAACAAGATTTCAGAGTTTATGATGAATATAAAAAATGCATTTGCGATTTAATCCGAGATGAAGCTGTTCTATCTATGAATAAACATATACAGCATAGTGATATAAGCTGTTTTGAACACAGCGTTAATGTGTCACATATAAGTTATTTGATATGTAGATATTTAGGATTTGATTATAAATCAGCAGCTAGAGGGGGCTTGCTTCATGATTTTTTCTTATATGATTGGCATAATACAAAACCGGAAAATGGACTACATGGATTAGTTCATCCACGGATTGCTTTAAATAATGCTAAGGAGAGATTTACTTTAAATGAAATAGAAATGGATATCATAGAAAAACATATGTGGCCTTTAACTATAAAATTACCTAAATATAAGGAATCCTATATCGTATTATTAGTAGATAAATATTGCTCCATAATGGAAATAATTAAATTCCATAACAGAAGAAACATTATTAAGGTATATGATATTTCTTATTCAAGACAATTAGGCAAGAAAAGGGAATAA
- a CDS encoding DNA cytosine methyltransferase → MKYRLGELFCGPGGIAYGAMEARSSDGKYSIIHEWANDYDKDTCATYRYNICNDNPETVYHEDIRKLDMHKLSPIDALAFGFPCNDFSIVGEQKGMDGVYGPLYSYGVEALKIFKPDWFLAENVGGLRNANDGNAFTKILSELREAGYVVTPHLYKFEEYGIPQARHRIIIIGIRNDLSENTIFRVPSPEPYKGIDNTCRTAIEKPPIPKDAFNNELTRQSETVIERLKHIKPGQNAFTADIPSELQLNVRGAKMSQIYKRLEPDKPSYTVTGSGGGGTHIYHWEENRALTNRERARLQTFPDTFKFMGSKESVRKQIGMAVPREGARIIFEAILNSFAGIDYESVPANINE, encoded by the coding sequence ATGAAATATAGATTAGGGGAGTTGTTCTGCGGACCGGGAGGCATAGCGTATGGCGCGATGGAGGCTCGAAGTTCAGACGGTAAATATTCAATTATCCATGAATGGGCAAATGATTATGATAAAGATACCTGCGCTACATATAGGTATAATATCTGCAATGATAATCCGGAAACTGTATACCATGAAGATATTAGAAAATTAGACATGCACAAATTATCTCCTATAGATGCATTGGCGTTTGGATTTCCATGCAATGATTTTAGCATTGTAGGTGAACAGAAAGGTATGGATGGAGTATATGGTCCGCTTTATTCATATGGAGTTGAAGCACTTAAAATTTTCAAGCCGGACTGGTTTCTGGCAGAAAATGTAGGCGGATTACGAAATGCTAATGATGGTAATGCGTTTACTAAAATTTTATCGGAACTTAGGGAAGCGGGTTATGTTGTTACCCCTCATTTATATAAATTTGAGGAATATGGAATTCCTCAAGCGCGACATCGTATAATAATTATTGGAATAAGAAATGATTTAAGTGAAAATACAATTTTTAGGGTACCTTCACCTGAACCATATAAAGGAATTGATAATACATGCAGAACGGCAATTGAAAAGCCGCCAATTCCTAAAGATGCATTTAACAATGAATTGACAAGGCAATCTGAGACTGTTATAGAAAGACTGAAACATATTAAACCTGGTCAGAATGCGTTCACAGCAGATATACCTTCCGAGCTGCAGCTTAATGTACGGGGAGCTAAAATGAGTCAAATTTATAAAAGACTTGAACCTGACAAACCTTCATATACTGTTACTGGAAGCGGAGGCGGGGGAACTCATATTTATCATTGGGAAGAAAATAGAGCCTTAACTAATCGAGAAAGGGCTCGGCTCCAGACTTTCCCTGATACTTTTAAGTTTATGGGTTCTAAAGAAAGTGTGCGTAAGCAGATTGGGATGGCCGTTCCTCGTGAGGGCGCAAGGATAATATTTGAAGCCATTTTAAATAGCTTTGCTGGTATTGATTATGAGAGTGTGCCTGCAAACATCAACGAATAG
- a CDS encoding PIN/TRAM domain-containing protein has protein sequence MFRKMMRFIVGVAGIILGFSMINISGALNLIKISNISWVELSIKIGFPFLIGIIFYLFSYKIIGLWKRLIQIIENELQKVPFHETVLGTMGLIIGLLIANLFSKPLDIVELPYLGFIIRVILNGLLGYFGILIFTRKKEEIFTAVSNVTLNIKSNKDKFQVFSNNSCPKILDTSVIIDGRIADICKAGFLEGPFIISKFVLVELQNIADSSDDLRRDKGRRGLDILNKIQKELGVEIIINEEKFEDIGEVDSKLLRLTQLLNGKIVTNDYNLSKVAEVQGIEVLNINELSNAIKPVVLPGEGITAFVMKDGKERDQGLAYLDDGTMIVVELGRKYIGETIDVVVTSALQTTAGKIIFAKPKMIIEKAV, from the coding sequence ATGTTTCGAAAAATGATGAGATTTATAGTGGGGGTTGCTGGAATTATACTAGGATTTAGTATGATAAACATTTCAGGAGCCTTAAACTTGATAAAAATATCTAATATTAGCTGGGTAGAGTTATCTATCAAAATAGGCTTTCCTTTTTTAATTGGAATTATATTTTATTTGTTTTCTTATAAGATAATAGGATTGTGGAAAAGACTAATTCAAATAATAGAAAATGAATTACAAAAAGTCCCTTTTCATGAAACTGTTTTAGGCACCATGGGATTAATAATAGGTCTTTTAATTGCAAATCTATTTAGTAAGCCTTTGGATATCGTAGAACTTCCATATTTAGGATTTATAATTCGGGTAATTTTGAATGGACTATTAGGCTATTTTGGGATATTGATTTTCACTAGGAAAAAGGAAGAGATTTTTACTGCAGTGAGCAATGTAACTTTAAATATAAAATCCAATAAAGATAAATTTCAAGTATTTAGTAACAATTCCTGCCCTAAGATATTAGACACTAGTGTTATTATCGATGGAAGAATAGCTGATATTTGTAAAGCAGGATTTCTAGAAGGACCTTTTATAATCTCAAAATTTGTTTTAGTGGAGCTACAAAACATAGCAGACTCTTCAGATGATTTAAGAAGAGATAAAGGTAGAAGAGGATTGGATATACTCAATAAAATTCAAAAAGAATTAGGAGTAGAAATAATAATTAACGAGGAAAAGTTTGAAGATATAGGAGAAGTAGATTCAAAATTATTAAGGTTAACTCAATTACTAAATGGAAAGATAGTTACAAATGATTATAACCTGAGTAAAGTTGCAGAAGTTCAGGGAATAGAGGTTCTAAATATAAATGAGTTATCTAATGCTATAAAACCAGTTGTATTACCAGGAGAAGGAATTACTGCATTCGTAATGAAAGATGGAAAGGAACGTGATCAAGGATTAGCATATTTGGATGATGGAACTATGATAGTAGTAGAATTAGGCAGAAAATATATTGGTGAAACAATAGATGTGGTAGTAACATCAGCTTTACAAACCACAGCGGGGAAAATTATATTTGCTAAGCCGAAAATGATAATTGAGAAAGCTGTGTAA
- a CDS encoding recombinase family protein: MRRHIPIGYRMIDGKIVLDNKKAEMVKKIFKNYLNESSTHKIAQKLTAEGFLNANNKPSWNHGSVGRILENTKYLGDTIHPQIIDEKIFELVQKRRNTVATKLGRDPQLNSMRNQRIFSNKLKCGECGEVYREYIENVGKASEIRNWKCKKYIHRNKVCCRNLFLTSEEIENIFISATNKLLSRMWMLDKEKKKEPPKINMEIRNIEERVKELEEEEQYSSKELARLVFKRAQAYYNNSKADDYDCNTQKIKEELMDKKCLEEFEEELFIKIANQILIYRDGRIIVEFINGITMEEDYENIRKDE, translated from the coding sequence ATGCGAAGACATATACCAATAGGCTACAGGATGATAGATGGAAAAATAGTCTTGGATAATAAAAAAGCAGAAATGGTAAAGAAAATTTTTAAAAATTATTTAAATGAATCATCTACTCATAAAATAGCACAGAAGCTTACAGCTGAAGGGTTTCTCAATGCAAACAACAAACCTAGTTGGAATCACGGATCCGTAGGGAGAATATTAGAGAACACTAAATACTTGGGGGATACTATACACCCTCAGATTATAGACGAGAAGATCTTTGAATTAGTACAGAAACGAAGAAACACTGTGGCAACAAAGCTTGGCAGAGATCCACAACTAAACAGCATGAGAAATCAGAGAATATTCAGCAATAAATTGAAATGCGGAGAATGTGGTGAAGTTTACCGAGAATACATTGAGAATGTCGGCAAGGCATCAGAGATAAGAAATTGGAAATGTAAGAAGTATATTCATCGGAATAAAGTATGCTGCAGAAATCTATTTTTAACAAGTGAAGAAATAGAAAACATATTTATATCAGCAACTAATAAACTCCTATCAAGAATGTGGATGTTAGATAAAGAAAAGAAAAAAGAACCTCCAAAGATAAATATGGAAATTAGAAATATTGAAGAAAGAGTCAAAGAACTGGAGGAAGAAGAGCAGTATTCCTCAAAGGAACTGGCAAGATTAGTTTTTAAAAGAGCACAAGCCTATTACAATAATTCTAAAGCAGATGACTATGATTGTAATACACAAAAAATCAAAGAGGAACTTATGGATAAAAAATGCCTCGAAGAATTTGAAGAGGAACTATTTATAAAGATAGCAAATCAGATCCTAATTTATAGAGATGGAAGAATCATAGTTGAATTTATAAATGGAATTACTATGGAGGAGGATTATGAAAATATAAGAAAGGATGAATAA
- a CDS encoding helix-turn-helix domain-containing protein → MNSVGAYLRGQRVKLSLSLNDVYEQTGITSTRLSRIELDQINEPSPEVLKKLAELYQIDLIYLYKRAGYLDDTDVLPQLKPFENYEVLNDEERNFVQQAIDILAKNHLSANREVIL, encoded by the coding sequence ATGAATTCAGTAGGTGCGTATCTTAGAGGACAACGAGTTAAGCTTTCTTTAAGTTTAAACGATGTATATGAGCAAACAGGGATAACAAGCACCCGTTTAAGCAGGATAGAACTAGACCAAATAAATGAACCTTCTCCAGAGGTATTAAAGAAGCTGGCAGAATTATATCAAATTGATCTGATTTATTTATATAAGAGGGCAGGATATTTGGATGATACAGACGTTTTACCGCAATTGAAGCCTTTTGAAAACTATGAGGTATTAAACGATGAAGAACGTAATTTTGTTCAGCAAGCTATTGATATTTTAGCTAAAAATCATTTGTCAGCAAATAGGGAGGTCATATTATGA
- a CDS encoding YegS/Rv2252/BmrU family lipid kinase, with protein sequence MKKVKFIYNPSAGRGVVQKRLDDIIKIYQKSGYIINPSRIDETANLKRTFEDISDDYSHILIAGGDGTVNVMVNQMMKLKIDLPIGILPTGTVNDYSNYIGMPKDIVDSCKQILSNDPVRMDLGKINDRYFVNVASSGFFTNVSQDANDNIKNSMGKIAYYLKGIEQIPKLKPIPIKIISNDMDYQGDIYTILVFNGRTAGNFKLAYSAKGNDGKLDAIILKGELGVDSAALLIKFMKGEHLEEPVGLLHFQTDELYVDSPLKTLTSDTDGEKGPDFPLRITCLHEAITVLGVNEDNL encoded by the coding sequence ATGAAAAAAGTAAAATTTATATATAATCCTAGTGCTGGAAGAGGTGTAGTGCAAAAAAGGTTGGATGACATAATAAAGATTTATCAGAAGAGTGGATATATAATTAACCCTTCAAGGATAGATGAAACAGCAAACCTTAAAAGAACATTTGAGGATATTAGTGATGATTATTCCCACATACTAATTGCCGGTGGAGATGGAACTGTCAACGTAATGGTAAATCAGATGATGAAGCTTAAAATTGACTTGCCAATAGGTATCCTTCCAACTGGAACAGTTAACGATTACAGCAATTATATTGGAATGCCTAAAGATATTGTGGATTCATGCAAACAGATACTTTCAAATGACCCTGTTAGGATGGATTTAGGAAAAATCAATGACAGATACTTCGTAAATGTAGCAAGCAGTGGATTTTTTACAAATGTATCACAAGATGCAAATGACAACATCAAAAATTCTATGGGCAAAATTGCTTATTATCTTAAAGGAATTGAACAGATACCAAAATTAAAACCGATACCTATAAAGATTATTTCTAATGATATGGATTATCAGGGAGATATCTATACAATACTAGTTTTTAATGGAAGAACTGCCGGAAATTTTAAATTAGCATATAGTGCAAAAGGAAATGACGGTAAATTAGATGCTATTATTTTGAAGGGAGAATTAGGAGTTGATTCAGCTGCATTGCTGATTAAATTTATGAAAGGTGAGCACTTGGAAGAACCTGTGGGGCTACTGCATTTTCAGACTGATGAACTTTATGTAGATTCCCCGCTAAAGACCCTTACAAGTGATACCGATGGAGAAAAGGGACCGGATTTTCCCTTAAGGATTACTTGCTTGCATGAAGCGATAACCGTTTTGGGGGTAAATGAAGATAATCTATAG
- a CDS encoding putative ABC transporter permease, whose amino-acid sequence MNNFLNLILFFTIYSFIGWTMETIYASKINKEFVNRGFLNGPFCPIYGFGAILVIQGSKLISTANLNYFAESIIIILFSIIITTIVEFITGYILEKIFNLKWWDYSGDAMNIKGYVCLKFSLLWGILAFLLMQIVHPIVDNLVFLMPEKIKVYIPIILLYFLVDTMKSVSDILDLRKTIINHSSLSIHKYYIKILKYERYFLAFPRLLMLNAGIINRDVRKILNDRIDKIKIEIKTRFQSL is encoded by the coding sequence ATGAATAATTTTTTAAATTTAATATTATTTTTTACTATATATTCTTTTATAGGGTGGACAATGGAAACAATATATGCAAGCAAGATCAATAAAGAGTTCGTTAACAGAGGGTTTTTAAACGGACCATTTTGTCCAATTTACGGATTTGGTGCCATCTTAGTTATACAAGGATCGAAATTAATAAGTACAGCAAATCTAAATTACTTTGCAGAATCTATAATCATAATATTGTTTTCGATAATTATAACTACCATAGTTGAATTTATTACAGGCTATATTTTAGAAAAAATTTTCAACTTAAAATGGTGGGACTATAGCGGTGATGCTATGAATATTAAAGGATATGTCTGCTTGAAGTTTTCACTTCTATGGGGAATCTTAGCATTTCTTTTGATGCAGATTGTTCATCCTATAGTAGATAATTTAGTTTTTTTAATGCCTGAAAAGATTAAGGTATATATACCAATTATTTTATTATATTTTTTAGTTGATACTATGAAATCAGTATCTGATATTTTGGATTTAAGAAAAACGATTATTAATCACTCAAGTTTATCAATTCATAAATATTATATAAAAATATTAAAATATGAGAGGTATTTTCTAGCGTTCCCTCGCCTACTTATGTTAAACGCAGGGATAATAAATCGGGATGTAAGGAAGATATTGAATGACAGGATTGACAAAATCAAAATTGAAATTAAAACAAGATTTCAGAGTTTATGA
- a CDS encoding restriction endonuclease PLD domain-containing protein codes for MAMFNSEIVDKVLIDPITRGAQKLLVLSGYATPTMASWHIMKIKELKINPVDIKLIVGMTNYDGLTINAHEGFKQLVDSHNGSNFSKFQCQYICEGAPVHSKLYIWLKGDIPIEAYTGSSNYTQAGFSTGRREYMVPCNPENAFNYYNQIEGDSIYCNHSEVEDNIIFTPSHPVLDSEGGYTQALVGRGIQPVKLSLLARNGETGTRSGLNWGQREGREPNQAYIGLPAPIARSGFFPLGKQHFSVVTDDNKQLILRVQQENDKAITTPMNNSLIGEYFRNRIGVANGAYVWRSDLERYGRTDVDFYKLDDEHYYMDFSV; via the coding sequence ATGGCTATGTTTAATTCGGAAATTGTAGATAAAGTATTAATTGACCCTATAACTAGGGGAGCACAGAAATTACTGGTGCTTTCCGGATATGCAACACCGACAATGGCCTCATGGCATATTATGAAAATAAAGGAGCTTAAAATAAATCCTGTTGATATAAAGCTAATCGTTGGTATGACTAATTATGACGGATTGACAATAAATGCACATGAAGGGTTTAAGCAGCTTGTAGATTCTCATAACGGATCAAATTTTTCAAAATTTCAATGCCAGTATATATGCGAAGGAGCCCCTGTGCATAGCAAACTTTATATTTGGCTGAAGGGCGATATTCCTATTGAGGCATATACAGGATCGTCTAATTATACACAGGCTGGCTTCAGCACCGGGAGAAGGGAATATATGGTTCCCTGCAATCCTGAAAATGCTTTTAACTATTATAATCAAATTGAAGGTGATTCTATTTATTGCAATCATTCCGAAGTTGAGGATAATATAATATTTACACCTTCACATCCAGTATTAGATTCGGAGGGTGGCTACACTCAAGCTCTTGTAGGTAGGGGAATTCAACCTGTAAAATTATCTCTTTTAGCGAGAAATGGTGAAACTGGGACTAGGTCGGGACTTAACTGGGGACAGCGTGAGGGAAGGGAACCCAATCAAGCCTATATTGGACTTCCTGCTCCGATAGCTCGCTCAGGATTCTTTCCATTGGGGAAACAGCATTTTTCTGTAGTTACGGATGATAATAAACAGCTAATTCTTCGGGTTCAGCAGGAAAATGATAAGGCAATAACTACTCCGATGAACAATTCACTTATTGGAGAATATTTCAGAAACAGAATTGGGGTTGCAAATGGGGCATATGTCTGGCGTTCAGATTTGGAGCGATATGGGAGAACTGATGTTGATTTTTACAAGCTGGATGATGAGCACTATTATATGGACTTTTCAGTTTAA
- a CDS encoding SHOCT domain-containing protein has translation MTKEQSSMEVEYKMSLKLLNILLNRGVITEEEYIKIDELNRQTFSPELSEVYV, from the coding sequence ATGACAAAGGAGCAATCATCTATGGAAGTAGAATATAAAATGTCTTTGAAGCTATTAAATATACTGCTTAACAGAGGAGTTATAACGGAGGAAGAATACATAAAAATTGATGAATTGAACCGTCAGACCTTTTCTCCGGAACTTTCTGAAGTATATGTCTAA
- a CDS encoding recombinase family protein: MAKKVRKIEPIHQKVMLELQPKKRVCAYARVSTDSIEQQDSFYYQVEYYKKFIGKRDDWEYAGIYSDEAKSGTQVKKRDDFLRMLKDCEEGKIDIIITKSVTRFARNTVDSIKAIRKLKLLGIGVYFEKENINTLSEKSEQMLTILSSIAQTESENISANTKWGFRKQFEDGNFKISTPAYGYMNDENGQLIIKEDEAKIIRRIFNEYLSGKGCYIIAKRLNKDNIPTIRYAEEWQESVVKVILQNSVYEGDLLLQKTYRTEAIPFKQKTNKGELPQYFIMNNHEPIITRIEGQTVREIFEYRGGQIEADDKSKYQNRYDFSSKIICSECGGTFRRQKIYIGKANERVQWCCIQHIRDIEKCSMKAIRDEVVKEAFLTMWNKLVTNCTDILYLLLESLKNLRTNEEQEKEIKELNNKIMELTEQSQILSRVVSKGYIDSAVFIERQNALTIEIKEIKKKRNQMLDNNGFEKEIEGTLRLLDIIGCNQEIMEYYDENLFVQAVDKVIIGKGFEITFRLINTLELTEYGGK; the protein is encoded by the coding sequence ATGGCAAAGAAAGTTAGAAAAATAGAGCCTATACACCAGAAAGTCATGCTGGAATTACAGCCTAAAAAAAGAGTATGTGCTTATGCAAGAGTCAGTACCGATTCAATAGAGCAGCAGGATTCCTTTTACTATCAGGTAGAGTATTATAAGAAATTTATAGGTAAAAGAGATGACTGGGAATATGCAGGAATCTACTCTGATGAAGCCAAAAGCGGGACTCAGGTTAAAAAGAGAGATGATTTTTTACGTATGCTCAAGGACTGTGAAGAAGGCAAAATTGATATAATTATAACTAAATCAGTCACTAGATTCGCCAGAAATACAGTAGACAGCATAAAGGCAATAAGAAAATTAAAGTTGCTGGGAATAGGAGTATACTTTGAAAAGGAAAACATCAATACCTTATCAGAAAAAAGCGAGCAGATGCTTACCATATTAAGCTCCATTGCACAAACTGAATCAGAAAATATTTCTGCTAATACAAAGTGGGGATTTAGAAAGCAGTTTGAAGATGGAAACTTTAAGATAAGCACTCCTGCCTATGGATATATGAATGATGAAAATGGGCAGCTGATTATTAAAGAAGATGAAGCTAAAATTATCAGAAGAATTTTCAATGAATATTTAAGTGGTAAAGGCTGTTATATAATTGCTAAGAGATTAAATAAAGATAATATACCAACTATAAGATATGCAGAGGAGTGGCAGGAGAGTGTAGTTAAAGTAATATTACAGAATTCTGTTTACGAAGGAGATTTATTATTACAAAAGACATATAGAACTGAGGCGATTCCTTTTAAACAAAAGACTAATAAAGGGGAATTACCTCAGTATTTTATTATGAATAATCATGAGCCCATCATTACTAGGATAGAGGGACAGACTGTACGTGAGATATTTGAGTACAGAGGAGGTCAGATTGAAGCTGATGATAAAAGCAAATATCAGAATAGATATGACTTCAGCAGTAAAATTATCTGCAGTGAATGCGGAGGTACCTTCCGAAGACAAAAGATTTATATAGGAAAAGCAAATGAAAGAGTCCAGTGGTGCTGTATTCAACATATAAGAGATATAGAAAAATGCAGCATGAAAGCCATAAGGGATGAGGTTGTAAAAGAAGCCTTCCTCACTATGTGGAATAAACTAGTTACAAATTGCACAGATATTCTGTATCTGCTGCTTGAATCTTTAAAGAACTTAAGAACTAATGAAGAGCAGGAGAAGGAAATAAAAGAACTGAACAATAAAATAATGGAACTAACAGAGCAGAGTCAAATCCTAAGTAGAGTAGTATCGAAAGGGTATATTGACTCTGCTGTTTTTATAGAAAGGCAAAATGCACTGACTATAGAAATTAAAGAAATTAAGAAGAAAAGAAACCAGATGCTGGATAATAACGGTTTTGAGAAGGAGATAGAAGGAACGCTGCGATTACTTGATATTATTGGATGCAATCAGGAGATTATGGAATACTACGATGAAAATTTATTTGTCCAAGCAGTTGACAAAGTCATCATTGGAAAAGGTTTTGAGATTACTTTCAGGCTTATTAATACATTAGAGCTGACAGAGTATGGAGGAAAGTGA
- a CDS encoding recombinase family protein, which produces MAVAAKKNVAVIPANTIYNRGIRSELKHLRVAAYCRVSTKLEQQEGSYEAQISYYTEKIKSNPSWKLAGIYADDGISATNTKKRDDFNAMIEDCMAGKIDMIITKSVSRFARNTVDSLQTIRKLKEKNIAILFEKEGVNTLEGSGELLITILSSQAQEESRNISENTRWGITRRFENGIIAVNHKKFMGYTKDKKSGELVIVPEQAEIVRIIFRMYLEGSSILEITRALEEDKIKTVTGKDTWHPGVIEKMLSNEKYMGDALLQKTYTVDFLTKKRVKNDGIVPQYYIEDNHEAIIPKEIFYKVQEEKTRRANLNKAAVTRKSNKLKKEKSKYSSKYALTEILICAECGHPYRRQVWSKYGQKSAVWRCENRLKNGAKATCKNSPTLKEEPLHNSIMTAINNIVENKGDFIGAFRENVIRVIGDYSTKNIPTEYDEKIESLQREMLSLIEENAKQGALAEDFDDEYKRISEEINELKKAKIRLVQEKKQAESFGEQLNEMESTLKTVKPYIKEFDEDLARRLIKTIKVNKGERLEIQFESGIVMEHMVDYYD; this is translated from the coding sequence ATGGCAGTAGCAGCAAAGAAAAACGTAGCAGTAATTCCTGCAAATACAATTTACAACAGAGGAATCAGGTCAGAATTAAAACACTTACGGGTAGCAGCTTATTGCAGAGTTAGTACAAAGCTAGAACAGCAGGAAGGCAGTTATGAGGCTCAGATATCCTATTACACAGAAAAGATAAAAAGCAACCCTAGCTGGAAACTAGCAGGAATCTATGCAGATGATGGTATATCAGCAACTAATACGAAAAAAAGAGACGATTTCAATGCGATGATAGAAGACTGCATGGCAGGAAAAATAGATATGATAATCACCAAGTCCGTCAGCAGATTTGCAAGGAATACAGTGGATTCTCTGCAAACAATAAGAAAGCTAAAAGAAAAGAACATAGCAATATTATTTGAAAAAGAAGGCGTAAACACCCTAGAAGGTTCAGGAGAACTGCTAATAACTATTCTAAGCAGTCAGGCACAAGAAGAAAGCAGGAATATAAGTGAAAATACCAGATGGGGAATAACAAGAAGATTTGAAAATGGAATTATAGCAGTAAACCATAAGAAATTCATGGGATATACTAAGGATAAGAAGAGCGGCGAATTAGTCATAGTACCTGAACAAGCAGAGATAGTAAGAATAATTTTCAGAATGTATTTAGAGGGAAGCAGTATTCTAGAGATTACTAGAGCCTTAGAGGAAGATAAAATCAAGACGGTTACAGGAAAAGACACATGGCATCCTGGAGTAATAGAAAAGATGTTATCTAATGAAAAGTATATGGGAGATGCTCTGCTGCAGAAAACCTATACGGTAGATTTTCTAACCAAGAAAAGAGTGAAAAATGATGGAATCGTACCTCAATATTATATCGAAGATAACCATGAGGCCATTATACCAAAGGAAATATTTTATAAAGTACAGGAAGAAAAAACCAGACGTGCAAACCTAAATAAGGCAGCAGTCACAAGGAAATCAAATAAGCTAAAGAAAGAAAAGAGTAAGTATAGTTCAAAATACGCACTGACAGAAATCTTAATATGTGCTGAATGCGGACATCCCTATAGAAGACAAGTCTGGTCAAAATATGGGCAGAAAAGTGCAGTGTGGAGATGTGAAAACAGACTTAAAAATGGTGCAAAGGCAACTTGTAAGAACTCACCTACTCTTAAAGAAGAACCACTTCATAATTCAATTATGACAGCCATTAATAATATAGTGGAAAACAAAGGAGACTTTATAGGGGCATTCAGAGAGAATGTCATCAGGGTAATCGGAGATTATTCTACAAAGAATATTCCTACTGAATATGACGAAAAAATAGAATCTTTGCAAAGAGAAATGCTGTCCTTAATCGAAGAAAACGCAAAACAAGGGGCTTTAGCAGAAGACTTTGATGATGAATACAAGAGGATATCCGAAGAGATAAATGAGCTGAAAAAGGCAAAAATAAGGCTTGTACAGGAAAAGAAACAAGCAGAGAGCTTTGGAGAACAACTAAATGAAATGGAAAGCACATTAAAGACTGTAAAGCCTTATATAAAAGAGTTTGACGAAGACTTGGCAAGAAGGTTGATTAAGACAATCAAGGTAAATAAAGGAGAAAGGCTGGAGATACAATTTGAATCAGGGATAGTGATGGAACATATGGTAGACTATTATGACTAG
- a CDS encoding sigma factor-like helix-turn-helix DNA-binding protein: MGFNYSKEKFIFDREWEKLREQYITEGISEEAIQELYDFDWSWFRARRNYENRVQALPEEEIDDQKAETRSVLFRKFTSLSASFDETELSGRYAWIDTISDDVLSKKLKRLSDDELELLTLLAIEGYTQREIARKMHCSQNAVSKRLIKIRRILKEK, encoded by the coding sequence ATGGGTTTTAATTATAGTAAAGAAAAATTTATTTTTGATAGAGAATGGGAGAAACTACGTGAACAATATATCACGGAAGGCATAAGTGAAGAGGCAATACAGGAGTTATATGATTTTGACTGGAGCTGGTTTCGTGCAAGAAGAAATTACGAAAATCGTGTACAAGCCCTGCCGGAAGAAGAAATAGATGATCAGAAGGCTGAAACACGTTCTGTTTTGTTTCGGAAGTTTACATCCTTATCTGCAAGTTTTGATGAAACGGAACTATCAGGCAGATACGCATGGATAGATACTATATCTGATGATGTACTTTCTAAAAAGTTAAAAAGGTTAAGTGATGATGAATTAGAGCTTTTAACTTTATTGGCTATAGAAGGATATACACAGCGTGAAATTGCAAGGAAAATGCATTGTTCACAAAATGCAGTATCCAAGAGATTAATTAAAATTAGAAGGATTTTAAAAGAAAAATAA